TTGCCGGTTATCCAGGTacttttgatgttcttttagttgtcTGCTACAAATAGGCTTGTTTTAATGGTGTTCTTTGTGCACAGAGGCTCACCCTGATGCTATTGGAAGTAATGGTGTAGCAACACCGGAAGCTTATCAGAGTGATCTTGCTTACTTGAAGAAGAAGGTTCTACTTTTAACTCATTGGTTAATTTGAAAGTTTTCTTCTACTTTTAATTGTTGTTCTAAAACCTCTTTAATCCGTAGGTTGATGCGGGAGCTGATCTGATTGTTACTCAACTGTTTTATGATACTGATATCTTTCTCAAATTTGTCAATGATTGTCGCCAAATTGGAATTACATGTCCCATCGTGCCTGGTATTATGCCCATTAATAACTACAAGGGTTTCGTGCGAATGACTGGCTTTTGCAAAACTAATGTATGTGGTTATATAACCTGTTTTCACTTTTCATAAcaaacattttcataattatcaTGCACTTGTCCTGTGTTTCCTTTTAGTTTGAGAAATTTTGTTTAGGGACTTATCGGTTCCTAAATTTTACCGACAAGGTGCATGTACTAGTTGAGTATTATACTTTCCCGAATTCATTTTGCAAACATTACTAGCTAGTTTTTCAAATAATTCTCCAAGCAGTGGAGATCTTGTTGAGGTAAACCCGTGCTTATGGAAAAATAATGCTAGCATTTCCTCGGTAAATTTTCTCCAAATGAAAGGGGTGTCACATGTAATCATAATGCAATGTTTGGGCTGTTTTGTTCTTTAGATTGTGATTGAATATGCTCATTATGTTTGTTTAGAAGACTGGATATGAAAGGCTATTTGGTGGTTTACTTCCTTTAACACTTTTCAAATGTAACATCGACATTTGATGGCTTATTGTAGATACCGGATGAGGTCACTGCTGCCTTAGAGCCTATCAAGGACAATGATGAAGCAGTCAAATCCTATGGAATCCACCTCGGAACAGAAATGTGCCGCAAGATTTTAGCTCATGGGATTAAGACGTTGCACCTTTATACATTAAACATGGAGAAATCTGCATTAGCTATACTAATGGTTGGTTCATATTACCCTATATTTCATCCTTACTTTTGCATGTTAAAGATTTTATTACTGAATATCATTTGACTTCTTGTACTtcgaaattttaaaagaaaaatcttGAATAAATATGTTGAGTTCATGGTTACTTTCTTCCTCAAATTGAATGTTTATAGTTATAGGGTCAATGAAGACTTGCGAAGTTTATGTTTTTGTTCGGTTATTGAAGAAAAGAATATTGAATTATCTATTGGTCTCAGTGTCATACTTTTTCatagatttattttaaataattaagtaaatatcAGTTGAAATAATGAAGGAAAGCAAAGACATGCAAGTTTGGGATTTACTTACAAATTTCATGTAGTACATTGTTATTCGTTATGATTTATTTGCCCATACTAATTGAAGGCTTATGTTGGCAGAACCTTGGACTGATTGAAGAGTCCAAAATTTCTAGGTCTTTACCTTGGAGACGCCCTGCAAATGTCTTCCGTGTTAAGGAAGATGTTCGCCCAatattttggtatgtgataaaTGTTGATCATCCCACTTCTTGGCTAGATACCTGCAGTTTACTGGTTTGTACTATAATGTGAACATTCCTGGATATCTGATCTTAATGGCTAATGATGGCAGGGCTAACCGTCCAAAGAGTTACTTATCTAGGACTATTGGTTGGGATCAGTACCCACAGGGGCGATGGGGTGATTCTCGAAATCCATCGTATGGTGCACTATCCGACTATCAGGTATACAAAATGGTTGATTTTTTTCTTATTGATgacattcaaataattttttatccaTTCAATATCTCTTGGAGGAAGTGCAACTGCAATTACTTTCTCGTTTAATCTTGGTTTTCTCAATAACAACCTGATGTGTCATATTCTTTCATTGATAGGAAACACCAAATTTTGATGAAGTTATGACAACATCTCTATATTCATACAGATGAATTTATTTTATCCTTTTATGCTTTAGTGGTGATAATGCGAACTTATGTTTATTGGTGAAATATCCTCTCTACTTCCTCTTTTTGATGATATAACCTGTGTATGaccaaattgatttaatttctctatagttcATGAGGCCCCGTGCACGTGACAAGAAACTTCAGGAAGAATGGGCTACTCCTTTGAAAAGCATTGATGACATTCAAGAGGTGAAATTTCTAGCTTGGAATCTATTTggtcttttctcttctcttctctcttttCAATTCAACCGGATTTAATCATGATATTATTATTCTGGAATTCGGGTTTATCAGAAATTTAAAAACCATTGTCTGGGTAAGTTGAGAAGTAGCCCTTGGTCCGAGTTGGATGGTCTTCAGCCAGAGACAAAGATCATACATGAGCAACTAGGAAAGATCAATTTGAAGGGCTTCCTTACCATCAATAGCCAACCAGCCGTCAATGGGGAGCGCTCTGATTCTCCATCTGTCGGTAAGTATATGTATCTGACTGGTTTATAGATAGTTTATATAAAATGTGCGTGTGCGTGTGTGTTCAGGTTAAGCATGGTGGTTTGCCCAACTCCTTGATTTCGCTCACCTTCTTCCCTTAGCTTTGACTTCTTGTTGTAAAAGCCGGCGCTATGTTGGCTCTAACTCATTCTCTTATGATGGCTTGCAGGTTGGGGTGGCCCAGGAGGGTACGTTTACCAAAAGGCTTACCTCGAGTTTTTCTGCTCACTGGATAAATTAGATGTACTAGTGAAAAAGTGCAATTCCTTTTCATCATTGACCTATGTTGCTGTCAACAAAAAGGGGAATTTGTTATCAAACATTGGCCTCACAGATGTGAATGCAGTAACTTGGGGAGTCTTCCCTGCTAAAGAAATAATCCAACCAACTGTGGTGGATCCTGCCAGTTTTGTGGTGTGGAAGGACGAAGCATTTGAAATCTGGTCTCGATCATGGTCCGCCTTGTACCCGGACGGCGATCCTTCCAAGAATTTGCTCGAAGAGGTTCGTGATAGCTAATGAACTTACAATATTTGGTTTACTTTGATGCTCACTCTTGCACCTCAATTGCTACTAGTTCTAAACGTAATTTTTGGACACGAGTATGGGGAGTAAGATTATTCAAATATATGCACGAGTTGGATACATACATCTCGGAATTCGAGTAAACATTGTCTAATAATGATGCTTCTTTGTTGTTGCAGATTCAGAGCAGCTACTATTTGGTGAGCTTGGTAGATAACAATTACATGGATGGTAATATTTTTGGTGTTTTTGAAGATCTTTGAAGATGAGACTTATGCTTATGATTTTATGTTTATGTTGTCTTTCTCCTTTATTATAGTCTCCTCCTGGTTGAATTTTCAATTGTAACTTTATTTGTAATAATGACTATATAAAGagaattaatattattatgctGCAGTGCAGTGTTCCACTTATGCTTATGATTTTATGTTTATGTTGTCTTTCTCCTTTATTATAGTCTCCTCCTGGTTGAATTTTCAATTGTAACTTTATTTGTAATAATAACTATATAAAGAGAATTAATATCTTCAGATAGAGATCGTAAATTTTGCTGTACAttaaatgtttatgtttattttcgaCATTTTAGATTTAAATGCATCTCATATTTATAAACTAAGAAATCATATGAAAATGTGGACTAAATCACGTGAAATTTGTAGTACGatttaaatattatgtaaaataCTTCATGAATtcaaacataattattttttaaaattagttaaaatatattaatatgctAAAATAACTGAAACATGACATTTATTCAAAAAAACAcgaaatatatttataatattttaaatctacgAGTAAACCAATTGCAAGCAACTCACGAGGTCACCTCTACAAGTATCATTCGAATAACTGTGATTCATTTATCATCTTCTGAGTCTTTAaacttttattgatatttttgtcTCATCAAATAAATTTATCTGACGCATTTTGTAATAATTGTTGGATGATAAATCCACTTCACGCGTTTCGTAATGATTATTAGATGATAAGTTCACCTCACGCGTTTCGTAATAATTATTAGATGATAAGTCTAACATATTAATATCACCTTAAATGAGATCCTGCTTATAAATACCCTCGACCTCAAGAACGATGAAGAAGAGATCAACTCCCCTTAGATACTAAACCAATACTCTTGTCAACAAACCTTTAGTTCTCAACCTTAACACTCTAGTTACTACTAGTATTTACTACCTCTAGCCCTCTATACGACTGAGTGAACCTACTTCTACATTAACTACCACTCTCTCATTTATATCTCTATATTGTATCGTTATATCAACAACTATTATTTGAAGGCTTGATTcagttttaagtaaaaaaaaaaaaccttaaaattgaaattttagaaaaattgaactcgaaaatttgaaaaaagataTAGAAAAATTATAGTAATTTAAAAGACTTGccatatatataatttctataaaaaaatttaattatttaaatactaaaatattttttttgtttatttttggaaTATCTATTTTTTGATTTCAATAAACATGAATCTCGTCCTCGTGTGTCACATTTTAAATGGTTGGAGATGTTACATGACTCATTTTAATTCGTATTATAAGTctattaatttttcatataattattattttaaaaaaatataattctaaaaaataaattatgatctttttttcataaaatgttttaatattttattcttttagaattattaatacgaaaaaaatttaaaattatcacaatcataatttaattataattcaaagatgaaattaattatcaatctattaaattaatgtaCCATGCCATTTTTTATTATTGGAGTAACGGAGTTGATGGATGAGTATTCGATATAGCTAATTaaacaattatttaatttttgaaagtttttaaagttcagtgataaaaataaataaatttaatcaaaatttagtgGTGATTAATGGAATTTAACCaataataaattaacataataaactatttaaataataatttcattttttaacagaaaaaataattatatttaaatcatataaatTTAACTTGTATTAATATCCAAATAAAATTACGCTAAAAAAGAGTGTATCTAAAAAAATTTCCCTCTTATCTCTCTTAACGCATCCCCGCTGCCACCACTCTGTCCCAGCTTCCTCCAGTGGCTGATCTAATCCCTTCTTGCATTCAAGTTTCCAAGAGACCCAGCAAATTAAATAAGGTAAATATTGAAACCCTAAACGTATTTTGAGGATTGATTTCTACTTGAGATTTTGAGTTATTTACTCTACTATATTTTCTGTTTTCGATCCTACTTCTTGCTACTCTATCTcatcgattttttttaaaagctaCGGGATTAGTTGAAATAGCAGACTATTATCGCCCTTTTTCTCCTTACACTGCTATTTGGGGCCGCGATTTGCTGCCATTGATGTGATTTTATCCCTCACCGCTGTTGAGTCTTTAGCGGGTGCCACTTTTTGAAAACCCTAGTATTGATGTCAAAATGATGtaacttttttttatgaaatcTGGACTTAGTTTCACCTTTGTTGAAATGCCATTAATTTAACTCTTTAaagtatttattttttgaattatatctTATCTGTGAACTTGCCTTTGCCCTGTCATTGCTATTTTTACATTAAGATCCTTTGACAATTCAGGAGCTCTGGTTGTTGCTTGGCTGCCTTTGCACCTGCTTATGGTGCTATTGAATCGAGGCAAGCTCAAGCCATAAGAAGCTAAAGTTTAAGTGAAGCTTGAGTTTAGTCGAGTTCCATTTTTAGACCTTGAACTTTTACCGTTAGAATTGATTAATCTCGCTTGAGTCTGATTCTTATGCTCAATTTCAAATCTGATTACTTATGGTTGAACTTGAatttaagttagaattgagattTTTCAGTATTAATAAGGAATAGAAAGACCCGATTAGACTCACAAGTTACTCACCTAAAGTATTAGGGTGTTCAAATTCGGCCCATACCATAACTTAAAGCTAACTTGCTAATGATCGAGACAAATTCGATATTTTGTAAATTGAACTTGAGTAGCTTGTGAGCACTGGTGTCTCATTTACATCTTACTATGAGTACATCTTAAGATCCTTGGACAACTATCCTTTTGCTTGAATTCCGTTTCAGGATCAAATTTAGGTCAAATAATAGAGAACCCATTAATTAGTTTCTGTGTTGGAACTTTGACTTTGCAATCAAGTATTTGAACGGGCATTGCTGAAACTATTGGGGTAGGGAGAGGGTGGCAAAGTCTAAACAGTAAACCATGTATTTATCGGATTCGGATAGCATGAAAAATGACCGGGTTAGAATACGGATATCCTAATTGTTGTCATCCCTACTTTTACTTCCtttgaatgaatattttttttttcttttcagtgGGTTTTTAAATGACTATCACTTGTTCAGGTTGTTGATTTTGATCATCATGGAAGCTAAATTCTTTCGCTTTCTTAAAATTGTCGGAGTTGGTTACAAAGCCAGAGCTGAAGCCGAGGGAAGACTCTTATTTCTGAAACTAGGATACAGTCATGAGGTTGAACTCACCGTTCCTCCTGCCGTCCGCGTTTTCTGCTTCAAAAACAATGTTGTTTGCTGCACTGGACTCGACAAGCAAAGGGTGCATCAATTTGCCGCTACAGTTCGAAGTTGCAAGCCTCCAGAAGTTTACAAAGGCAAAGGTATAATGTACACTGATGAAGTTATCAAGAAAAAACAAGgtaaaaaatcaaaatgatttGTTGAAGTGCTTGATTTTTACTTGCCTTTTTGTTAGTTGTATTGCAGTGTCTCATTTTGTATTAACTTGGTTGAATACCCAAACAATGTAGGCATGTTGGAACCTATAACATCTTTTCAACAAATTTTTAGGGTCATTGTCTTCaataaaccacttattttaatgtGTTTGATCGATAAGTGATTCTAAAGCTGGTTATTTTTCCAGCCTTATAGAGTTTGAGGTTATGTTTCCGATTTTTCTGAACCATTGTTTGGATATGGGCGTAGAGCATCAGACTCGAGTATATTTGTGTTAGACACATGTTCCACCGAATGTTTAGTTTCTGTATTTGAAGCTAGAATACCTGAATCCGGAACACATACTCGTATATGTAGCTGCAGAATTGAAAGCATAAATAAAACAACTCCGTGCAAATAATAATACAGAGATGATTTGCAAAAGATGAcccttttatttaccaaatataAACCCAAATTTCTCGTTTATTGgtaattaaaaccctaaactttccagcaacaaaaacaatatataaaattgttACATGGTTTTTATGGAAGCTCTCACAAGTAATGGgcttaaaaaactttaaaaaaacatACCATAGATGGAAGCCTttacttcattttcttttccattttttttttctaacatcAACTCCTTGGAAATCAGCAGAGGCAAATTTCCAGATGACACATATGCCGATAATAACAGCAATAAGCATGAATAAAACCATAAATATCTATAAGATCTAATTCTTGTACTTCATTTCGGACATCTTGAAACCCGGCATGTCAAATGAGGATGCAAACTTTTCGACATCGGCCTTCAGCTTTTCGATCTCCTTGTTGTTCTCCAAACCTTTGTTGAAGTCCTTCAAGAGCTTTCCGTACTGCTTTTGGATGTCCAAGGTGATGGTCACCGCTCGGTGGAGGAACTCACCTATCTGTTCGAAGTCTTTCTCGACCAAACCTCTCGAAGTCATGGCAGGGGTACCTGTTGACAGCAATTAGCATCATCATGTATCGGCATCAAACCAAATTGGACCATTTTAGCGAAAAAAATTTACCAAGCTTGTACGAGTTAGGCCACCCCTCACTACCTAAGAGGAAAACTGATAAACTCAAGGAAAGATGCATAGAAAACAACTTCAAAGTTATCTTTCTGTTTCTAAACTATGCATAAACAAACTACATATGCAGTCGTGAACATCGAAACACAAAAGATAAATCACAAGTCATTCCAAGCCACTTATGTGTTAAACCCGATCTTTTACAAGAAATGTAAAAGCTCTAGAAAATTCGATGATCCACAGTGATTCTAGATTAGGAAATTGATTAATGCAGCAAGTCTCACCAATTCGTACTCCTCCAGGTGCCAAGGCACTGCTGTCACCAAATACAGCATTCTTGTTGACAGTGATGCTGCACAGGTCACAGAGTTTCTCAACCTTGTTGCCTGTAAGAACAATGAGAAAACAATCAGAATTGAATCAAAAGGCAATTATTCAATAACCGTAAGGCCAAGTGATTCCATTGACATACCAGTCAATCCAAGAGGTCGGAGATCCCAAAGAACAAGGTGGTTCTCGGTTCCTCCTGTAACAAGCTGGTATCCTTTGCTCATAAGGTACTTTCCAATGGCAACTGCATTGGCCTTAACTTGTTTGGCGTAAGCCTTGAACCCAGGTGACATGGATTGTTTCAAGGCAACAGCCAAAGCACCAATCTGGTGATTGTGCGGACCACCCTGAAGGGATGGGAAAACCGCAAAATTGATTTTGTCTTCAAAATCATACACCGCACCTTCAGGTTGGCCCTTCTTTGGGGGCTTTGGTCCTTTGCGGTAGAAGATCATACCGGCCCTAGGACCCCTCAAGCTCTTGTGGGTGGTGGTCGTAACAAGGTCACAGAACTCAAATGGATTCGCCGCCTCCTACTCAAACAATAAAGCCAAAACGAATTCAACAACCCGTAAGAGGGAAAAATGAGGAGGCCGCAAAATCAAGAACTACAACGTAAAGTAACCTAATAATGCCGAAATACTGGTCGGATAAGATATGAAGTTTTGTAATTCATGATATCTAATAAACTTCATGTCAAAACAAAGATTATAAGAGATCATATTTTACATGTGAAAAGTGTAAAAGCATGTGAATTCATGTTTAGATCCACTCACGTTTTCCTCCCCTATCTCCAATTACTACAGCCATAAGATTTTCTTAGAATCCAAGCATGAAGCTAACCCGCAATAAGGATTCTCAGAGGTGATTCATGTTTAATCAAAACACTTTAAATTCATAAAATCCATTCCAATATTGGATCTCCAAACCAGAAAATGCTTATAAGCTATGATTACAGTGCAAAAACCGtctcataaaaattaaaacaagctTTTAGATCTTGAATTATAGAAAACCAGTCTAAATATCATAAACCCGAgatcaaattcatgaaattttaatatcaaagaaaGCATTGAAATACTAACTAAAAACCCAGATCGAACACCACCAATTAACAACAAGCAAGatcaaagaaaaaacaaaataccTGAGCAGCAATGAGGCCGCTAATGTGAGCCATATCGCACATCAAAAGAGCCCCACATTTATCCGCAACAGCCCTGAATTTAGCGTAAT
This window of the Gossypium hirsutum isolate 1008001.06 chromosome A09, Gossypium_hirsutum_v2.1, whole genome shotgun sequence genome carries:
- the LOC107943814 gene encoding methylenetetrahydrofolate reductase 2 isoform X2 yields the protein MKVIDKIQSLSQDQGKVVFSFEFFPPKTEDGVDNLFERMDRMVAHNPSFCDITWGAGGSTADLTLDIANKMQNMICVETMMHLTCTNMPVEKIDHALETIKSNGIQNVLALRGDPPHGQDKFVQVEGGFSCALDLVKHIRAKYGDFFGITVAGYPEAHPDAIGSNGVATPEAYQSDLAYLKKKIPDEVTAALEPIKDNDEAVKSYGIHLGTEMCRKILAHGIKTLHLYTLNMEKSALAILMNLGLIEESKISRSLPWRRPANVFRVKEDVRPIFWANRPKSYLSRTIGWDQYPQGRWGDSRNPSYGALSDYQFMRPRARDKKLQEEWATPLKSIDDIQEKFKNHCLGKLRSSPWSELDGLQPETKIIHEQLGKINLKGFLTINSQPAVNGERSDSPSVGWGGPGGYVYQKAYLEFFCSLDKLDVLVKKCNSFSSLTYVAVNKKGNLLSNIGLTDVNAVTWGVFPAKEIIQPTVVDPASFVVWKDEAFEIWSRSWSALYPDGDPSKNLLEEIQSSYYLVSLVDNNYMDGNIFGVFEDL
- the LOC107943814 gene encoding methylenetetrahydrofolate reductase 2 isoform X1, producing the protein MKVIDKIQSLSQDQGKVVFSFEFFPPKTEDGVDNLFERMDRMVAHNPSFCDITWGAGGSTADLTLDIANKMQNMICVETMMHLTCTNMPVEKIDHALETIKSNGIQNVLALRGDPPHGQDKFVQVEGGFSCALDLVKHIRAKYGDFFGITVAGYPEAHPDAIGSNGVATPEAYQSDLAYLKKKVDAGADLIVTQLFYDTDIFLKFVNDCRQIGITCPIVPGIMPINNYKGFVRMTGFCKTNIPDEVTAALEPIKDNDEAVKSYGIHLGTEMCRKILAHGIKTLHLYTLNMEKSALAILMNLGLIEESKISRSLPWRRPANVFRVKEDVRPIFWANRPKSYLSRTIGWDQYPQGRWGDSRNPSYGALSDYQFMRPRARDKKLQEEWATPLKSIDDIQEKFKNHCLGKLRSSPWSELDGLQPETKIIHEQLGKINLKGFLTINSQPAVNGERSDSPSVGWGGPGGYVYQKAYLEFFCSLDKLDVLVKKCNSFSSLTYVAVNKKGNLLSNIGLTDVNAVTWGVFPAKEIIQPTVVDPASFVVWKDEAFEIWSRSWSALYPDGDPSKNLLEEIQSSYYLVSLVDNNYMDGNIFGVFEDL
- the LOC107943819 gene encoding 60S ribosomal protein L6, mitochondrial; protein product: MEAKFFRFLKIVGVGYKARAEAEGRLLFLKLGYSHEVELTVPPAVRVFCFKNNVVCCTGLDKQRVHQFAATVRSCKPPEVYKGKGIMYTDEVIKKKQGKKSK
- the LOC107943813 gene encoding serine hydroxymethyltransferase 4 translates to MDPVNTWGNSSLESVDPEMHDLIEKEKRRQCRGIELIASENFTSFAVIEALGSALTNKYSEGMPGNRYYGGNEFIDEIENLCRSRALQAFHLDPTKWGVNVQPYSGSPANFAAYTAVLEPHDRIMGLDLPSGGHLTHGYYTSGGKKISATSIYFESLPYKVNPSNGYLDYDKLEEKALDFRPKLIICGGSAYPRDWDYAKFRAVADKCGALLMCDMAHISGLIAAQEAANPFEFCDLVTTTTHKSLRGPRAGMIFYRKGPKPPKKGQPEGAVYDFEDKINFAVFPSLQGGPHNHQIGALAVALKQSMSPGFKAYAKQVKANAVAIGKYLMSKGYQLVTGGTENHLVLWDLRPLGLTGNKVEKLCDLCSITVNKNAVFGDSSALAPGGVRIGTPAMTSRGLVEKDFEQIGEFLHRAVTITLDIQKQYGKLLKDFNKGLENNKEIEKLKADVEKFASSFDMPGFKMSEMKYKN